One window from the genome of Pseudomonas sp. L5B5 encodes:
- a CDS encoding methyl-accepting chemotaxis protein, producing the protein MRNNQPVTQRERTFPAQQRLISTTDAKGVITYCNDAFVEISGFSREELVRAPHNLVRHPDVPPAVFAHMWTTLKQGLPWMGIVKNRCKSGDHYWVNAYVTPVFEGSKVVGYESVRVKPTAEQVRRAEALYQRINQGKSAIPKRDKWLPVLQDWLPFILVSQLSFMIGAWLNSHWGFVLAAGLSVPLGLLGLTWQQRGLKRLLRLAEQTTSDPLIAQMYTDSRGAQARLEMSILSQEARLKTCLTRLQDTAEHLNEQARQSDTLAHNSSSGLERQRLETEQVATAVNQMAATTQEVASHVQRTADATQEANRLTGRGRNIAGETREAIQRLSVVVGETGQTVTQLAKDSDEIGGVVDVIKGIADQTNLLALNAAIEAARAGEMGRGFAVVADEVRQLAQRTSESTGQIHTLIAKLQQTAATAVQTMDAGHRQAEEGVARVLEADQALVGISEAVANITDMTTQIAAATEEQSSVAEEISRNISTIAQLADQTSEQAQHSAELSEALTLTAHTQYSLVERFNR; encoded by the coding sequence ATGCGTAACAACCAGCCTGTCACTCAGCGCGAACGTACCTTCCCGGCTCAACAACGGTTGATTTCCACAACCGATGCCAAGGGCGTCATCACCTACTGCAACGACGCCTTCGTCGAAATCAGTGGGTTCTCCCGCGAAGAACTGGTTCGCGCACCGCACAACCTGGTGCGCCACCCGGATGTGCCACCAGCGGTATTCGCGCACATGTGGACCACGTTGAAACAAGGCTTGCCATGGATGGGCATCGTCAAGAACCGCTGCAAGAGCGGCGACCATTACTGGGTCAACGCCTACGTGACCCCGGTATTCGAAGGCAGCAAGGTGGTGGGTTATGAGTCGGTACGGGTCAAGCCCACTGCCGAACAGGTGCGCCGCGCCGAAGCCCTCTACCAGCGCATCAACCAGGGCAAGTCGGCCATTCCCAAACGCGACAAGTGGCTGCCGGTGCTGCAGGACTGGCTGCCGTTCATCCTCGTCAGCCAACTGAGTTTCATGATCGGTGCGTGGCTCAACTCCCATTGGGGCTTCGTTCTCGCCGCCGGCCTTTCGGTGCCGCTGGGCCTGCTGGGCCTGACCTGGCAGCAGCGGGGCCTCAAGCGTCTGTTGCGCCTGGCCGAGCAGACCACCTCGGACCCGTTGATCGCCCAGATGTACACCGACAGCCGGGGTGCCCAGGCTCGCCTGGAGATGTCGATCCTCAGCCAGGAGGCACGCTTGAAGACCTGCCTTACACGCCTGCAGGACACCGCCGAGCACCTCAACGAACAGGCACGGCAATCCGACACACTGGCCCACAACAGCTCCAGCGGCCTGGAGCGCCAGCGCCTGGAGACCGAACAGGTGGCCACTGCGGTCAACCAGATGGCCGCCACCACCCAGGAAGTGGCCAGCCATGTGCAGCGCACCGCCGACGCCACCCAGGAAGCCAACCGCCTGACCGGCCGCGGGCGCAACATCGCCGGGGAAACCCGTGAAGCCATCCAGCGCCTGTCGGTGGTGGTGGGCGAGACCGGCCAGACCGTGACCCAGTTGGCCAAGGACAGCGACGAAATCGGCGGCGTAGTGGATGTGATCAAGGGCATCGCCGACCAGACCAACCTGCTGGCGCTAAACGCCGCCATCGAGGCAGCCCGCGCCGGCGAGATGGGTCGCGGCTTCGCCGTGGTGGCCGATGAAGTGCGCCAGCTGGCACAGCGCACCAGCGAATCCACCGGGCAGATCCACACCCTGATCGCCAAGTTGCAGCAAACCGCCGCAACCGCCGTGCAGACCATGGACGCTGGTCATCGCCAGGCTGAAGAGGGTGTGGCCCGGGTTCTGGAAGCCGACCAGGCGCTGGTGGGCATCAGCGAAGCGGTGGCCAACATCACCGACATGACCACCCAGATCGCCGCCGCCACCGAAGAGCAGAGCTCGGTGGCCGAGGAAATCAGCCGCAACATCAGCACCATCGCCCAACTGGCGGACCAGACCTCGGAGCAGGCCCAGCACTCGGCCGAACTCAGCGAGGCCCTGACCCTCACCGCCCATACCCAGTACTCGCTGGTAGAGCGGTTCAACCGCTAA
- the ccoO gene encoding cytochrome-c oxidase, cbb3-type subunit II, which yields MKHETIEKNVGLLMLLMVFAVSIGGLTQIVPLFFQDVTNKPVEGMKPYTALQLEGRDIYIREGCVQCHSQMIRPFRAETERYGHYSVAGESVWDHPFLWGSKRTGPDLARVGGRYSDDWHRAHLYNPRNVVPESKMPAYPWLVTAPVDSSHTETKLKVMRTLGVPYTDEDIAGATASLKGKTEIDALVAYLQVLGTSIKSKR from the coding sequence ATGAAACACGAAACGATTGAAAAAAACGTCGGCCTGCTCATGCTGCTGATGGTCTTCGCGGTGAGCATCGGCGGCCTGACCCAGATCGTCCCGCTGTTCTTCCAGGACGTCACCAACAAGCCGGTCGAAGGCATGAAGCCCTATACCGCGCTGCAACTGGAAGGTCGCGACATCTACATCCGCGAAGGCTGCGTACAGTGCCACTCGCAAATGATCCGTCCGTTCCGCGCCGAAACCGAACGTTACGGCCACTACTCGGTTGCCGGTGAAAGCGTCTGGGACCATCCGTTCCTGTGGGGCTCCAAGCGGACCGGCCCGGACCTAGCCCGCGTTGGCGGCCGCTACTCCGACGACTGGCACCGTGCGCACCTGTACAACCCGCGCAACGTCGTGCCCGAGTCGAAGATGCCGGCCTACCCATGGCTGGTGACCGCCCCGGTGGACAGCAGCCATACCGAAACCAAGCTCAAGGTCATGCGCACCCTTGGCGTGCCGTACACCGACGAAGACATCGCCGGCGCGACCGCCTCGCTCAAGGGCAAGACTGAAATCGACGCCCTGGTGGCCTACCTGCAAGTGCTTGGCACTTCGATCAAGAGCAAGAGGTGA
- a CDS encoding cbb3-type cytochrome oxidase subunit 3: MGFALDSGMIRGLGTLVVMIAFVGLSIWVFNAKRNPEFAQARLLPFADDPAASTSSDDAQPQEPATRSIRP, from the coding sequence ATGGGTTTTGCACTCGATAGCGGCATGATCCGCGGGCTCGGGACCCTGGTAGTGATGATCGCCTTCGTCGGCTTGTCGATCTGGGTGTTCAACGCCAAACGCAATCCCGAGTTTGCCCAGGCACGCCTGCTGCCCTTCGCCGACGATCCGGCGGCGAGCACTTCATCTGATGACGCTCAACCTCAAGAGCCTGCAACAAGGAGCATTCGGCCATGA
- a CDS encoding ABC transporter ATP-binding protein → MNLLSVSHLGKAYRVYASEFQRIGRWFGLPIKPSEEHWVMKDVSFSIRPGESIGIVGQNGAGKSTLLKMITGTLQPSEGSVQVNGRIAAILELGMGFTPELTGRQNVFHSAGLMGFSVAQIAEAMPEIEAFAEIGEYFDEPVRTYSSGMQMRVAFAVSTAFRPDLLIVDEALSVGDSYFQAKCFKRIKQYREEGMTLILVSHSADDIVRHCERAILLKNGRVGFDGPSREVTNRYLDELFGKKKGVGHETEVASPGLVSEDFLNTNDVFATRAGYNPAEYRWGHGGAAILDYLVIVDGERFPSQIESNSNGDFYFKVRFDADFESVVPGFLIKTLDGIFLYGTNSFVSSRGQSAISVRAGDIRMFRFSLPLNLNAGDHLVSFGISSGNPLMGDLLPLDRRYDAVMLKISRVVQFWGLSDMQAIFNIEYQDPSEAEVVAHD, encoded by the coding sequence ATGAACCTGCTAAGTGTCAGTCATTTGGGCAAAGCCTACAGAGTCTACGCCTCGGAGTTTCAGCGTATCGGTCGCTGGTTTGGTTTGCCGATAAAACCCAGTGAAGAACATTGGGTAATGAAAGATGTAAGTTTTTCGATCCGTCCCGGCGAGTCGATTGGGATTGTGGGCCAAAATGGTGCCGGCAAGTCGACGTTGCTTAAAATGATTACGGGCACTCTGCAGCCCAGCGAAGGCAGCGTGCAGGTGAATGGTCGTATTGCCGCCATCCTGGAGTTGGGGATGGGTTTCACTCCTGAGTTGACTGGGCGCCAGAATGTCTTTCACTCTGCCGGTTTGATGGGCTTCAGCGTTGCCCAGATCGCTGAGGCGATGCCGGAAATCGAGGCCTTCGCCGAGATCGGCGAGTACTTTGATGAGCCTGTGCGAACCTACTCCAGCGGTATGCAAATGCGGGTCGCTTTTGCGGTGTCCACCGCGTTTCGACCTGATTTGTTAATCGTCGATGAGGCCCTTTCGGTCGGCGATAGCTATTTTCAAGCCAAGTGCTTCAAGCGAATCAAGCAATATCGGGAAGAGGGAATGACCCTGATTCTGGTGTCCCATAGTGCTGATGATATTGTTCGGCATTGCGAAAGGGCCATTCTGCTCAAGAACGGTCGTGTTGGGTTCGATGGCCCTTCCCGGGAGGTTACCAATCGCTATCTCGATGAGCTTTTTGGCAAGAAGAAAGGTGTAGGTCATGAAACGGAAGTCGCAAGTCCGGGCCTTGTTTCAGAAGACTTTTTGAACACCAACGATGTTTTTGCCACTCGCGCAGGTTACAACCCCGCTGAATATCGGTGGGGCCACGGTGGCGCTGCGATTCTGGATTATCTGGTCATTGTCGATGGTGAGCGCTTCCCATCACAGATCGAGAGTAACTCAAATGGTGATTTTTACTTCAAGGTCAGGTTCGATGCCGATTTTGAAAGTGTTGTGCCTGGCTTTTTGATAAAAACGCTGGATGGTATCTTCCTGTATGGTACGAACTCCTTTGTTTCAAGTCGCGGTCAATCTGCTATCTCGGTGAGGGCCGGCGATATCAGAATGTTCAGGTTCTCACTCCCGTTGAATTTGAACGCTGGAGATCATTTGGTCTCATTTGGTATTTCGTCGGGCAACCCGTTGATGGGGGATTTGCTGCCATTAGACCGACGCTATGATGCGGTTATGTTGAAAATCAGCAGGGTCGTCCAGTTCTGGGGGCTATCGGATATGCAGGCCATCTTCAATATCGAGTATCAGGACCCTTCGGAAGCCGAGGTTGTAGCGCATGATTGA
- a CDS encoding mannose-1-phosphate guanylyltransferase/mannose-6-phosphate isomerase, whose amino-acid sequence MTLVPVIICGGSGSRLWPVSRTAHPKPFIELPDGGNLIRKTYSRALALNDVTEVLTITNRDLYFKTLDEYGATAPNFTNLGFVLEPFGRNTAAAVALAAQEVARTHGPDAIMLVLPADHLIDNQAAFTAAVESASQLARDGWLVTFGVKPEYPETGYGYIQKDTGVSLGKGFKVKRFVEKPDLDTAKDYLVSGEYYWNSGMFCFRAGTLIEEMALCAPDVASAIDLCLAGSGVMQGNSHRSLHLEPESFAKVPDISIDFALMERSSKVATIPCDIGWSDIGSWNAMSELSPADEQGNRIEGEAILHASTNNYVRSQRRLAALVGVENLIIVDTPDALLVAHKDHAQDIKVITAQLKKNGHCSHLDHTTVQRPWGAYTTLEEGTRFKIKRIVVKPQGSLSLQMHHHRSEHWIVVSGMARVVNNDREFLLNTNESTFIPAGHTHRLENPGVIDLVLIEVQSGDYLGENDIVRFEDIYGRVAN is encoded by the coding sequence GTGACACTCGTTCCAGTCATTATTTGTGGCGGTTCTGGCAGCCGCCTATGGCCTGTTTCACGTACTGCTCATCCCAAGCCGTTTATCGAATTGCCCGATGGTGGCAATTTGATTCGAAAAACATACAGTCGTGCCTTGGCGTTAAATGACGTAACTGAAGTATTGACGATCACAAATCGTGATCTCTATTTCAAAACCCTGGATGAATACGGCGCCACGGCTCCGAATTTCACCAACCTGGGTTTTGTCCTCGAGCCTTTCGGCCGCAACACCGCTGCCGCCGTTGCATTGGCGGCGCAGGAAGTGGCCCGAACTCACGGTCCTGATGCGATTATGCTGGTGCTACCGGCGGACCACCTGATCGACAATCAGGCGGCGTTCACTGCCGCAGTCGAGTCCGCATCTCAGCTGGCCCGGGACGGCTGGTTGGTGACGTTTGGTGTGAAGCCCGAATACCCGGAAACGGGCTACGGCTACATTCAAAAAGATACCGGCGTGTCATTAGGCAAGGGCTTCAAGGTCAAGCGATTCGTCGAAAAACCAGATTTGGATACCGCGAAAGACTACTTGGTGTCCGGTGAGTATTACTGGAACTCCGGGATGTTCTGTTTCCGGGCGGGCACGCTTATTGAAGAAATGGCGCTCTGTGCACCGGACGTCGCCAGTGCCATAGATCTGTGCCTCGCTGGCTCCGGTGTGATGCAAGGCAACAGCCATCGCAGTCTGCATCTGGAGCCGGAAAGTTTTGCCAAAGTCCCGGACATTTCCATCGATTTCGCACTGATGGAACGCTCCAGCAAAGTGGCGACCATACCTTGCGATATTGGCTGGAGTGACATTGGCTCCTGGAATGCCATGAGTGAACTCTCGCCAGCGGACGAGCAAGGCAACCGTATCGAAGGCGAAGCCATCCTTCATGCCTCCACCAACAACTACGTGCGCAGCCAGCGTCGCCTGGCCGCGTTGGTCGGGGTTGAAAACCTGATCATTGTCGATACGCCGGATGCTTTGCTGGTCGCTCACAAGGACCATGCGCAAGACATCAAGGTGATCACTGCGCAGTTGAAGAAAAACGGCCATTGCTCCCACCTTGATCACACCACCGTGCAGCGTCCGTGGGGGGCTTACACCACCCTGGAAGAGGGGACGCGCTTCAAGATCAAGCGCATTGTGGTCAAGCCTCAAGGTTCGTTGTCGCTGCAGATGCATCACCATCGCAGCGAGCACTGGATTGTGGTCAGTGGGATGGCGCGCGTGGTGAATAATGACCGTGAGTTCTTGCTGAATACCAACGAGTCGACGTTTATTCCTGCAGGGCATACCCACCGCTTGGAAAATCCCGGTGTGATCGACTTGGTGTTGATCGAAGTACAAAGCGGTGACTACTTGGGTGAAAACGACATTGTTCGTTTTGAAGATATCTATGGCAGGGTCGCTAACTGA
- a CDS encoding ABC transporter permease, producing the protein MLGLFRSLWDYRGFVWSSIRNEFVARFARSRLGGLWMIINPLAQVAIYALVLSNVLAAKLPGIDNKYAYALYLMAGILAWSLFAEITGRCLTLFIDQGNLMKKMRFPRITLPVIAVGSCLLNYGLLFVALLVVFALLGQSVSLQILWIVPLTVVITALAVGIGLVLGVLNVFVRDTGQVVPIVLQAWFWFTPIVYPDNIIPEDFKGLLGFNPMYPIVTAYHDVLVHARTPNLDGLLVPAVIAIVLMLLGLIMFRRAAPEMVDVL; encoded by the coding sequence ATGTTGGGGTTGTTTAGAAGTCTTTGGGATTATCGGGGCTTCGTCTGGTCGTCTATTCGCAATGAATTCGTAGCCCGTTTCGCCCGTAGTCGTCTGGGTGGGCTTTGGATGATTATTAACCCGCTGGCGCAAGTCGCGATTTATGCCTTGGTGCTGTCCAACGTGTTGGCTGCGAAGTTGCCGGGCATTGATAATAAGTATGCATATGCCCTCTACCTGATGGCGGGCATTCTGGCGTGGAGCTTGTTCGCTGAAATCACCGGACGGTGCCTGACGCTGTTTATCGATCAGGGTAACTTGATGAAGAAAATGCGCTTTCCGCGAATTACCTTGCCTGTAATTGCGGTGGGGTCGTGTTTGCTTAATTACGGGTTGCTATTTGTTGCGTTGCTGGTGGTTTTTGCGCTGCTTGGTCAGTCTGTCAGCTTGCAGATTCTCTGGATTGTGCCGCTGACTGTTGTTATTACGGCGCTGGCAGTGGGCATTGGCCTGGTGTTGGGAGTGTTGAATGTATTTGTTCGCGATACCGGCCAGGTCGTACCGATAGTCCTGCAAGCCTGGTTCTGGTTTACGCCGATTGTTTATCCCGACAATATCATCCCCGAGGACTTCAAGGGCCTGCTGGGTTTCAATCCGATGTACCCGATTGTGACTGCTTATCATGATGTGTTGGTTCATGCGCGAACGCCGAATCTCGATGGGCTGTTGGTGCCGGCGGTTATTGCGATTGTACTCATGTTGTTAGGCTTGATTATGTTCAGGCGTGCAGCGCCAGAAATGGTGGATGTGCTATGA
- the ccoN gene encoding cytochrome-c oxidase, cbb3-type subunit I yields the protein MNTSISTAYNYKVVRQFAIMTVVWGIVGMGLGVFLAAQLVWPELNFDLPWTSFGRLRPLHTNAVIFAFGGCALFATSFYSVQRTCQTTLFAPKIAAFCFWGWQLVILLAAISLPLGYTSSKEYAELEWPIDILITIVWVAYAIVFFGTLVKRNTKHIYVGNWFFGGFIITVAILHIVNNLELPVSLTKSYSLYAGATDAMVQWWYGHNAVGFFLTAGFLGMMYYFVPKQAERPVYSYRLSIVHFWALITLYIWAGPHHLHYTALPDWAQSLGMIMSLILLAPSWGGMINGMMTLSGAWHKLRSDPILRFLVVSLAFYGMSTFEGPMMAIKTVNALSHYTDWTIGHVHAGALGWVAMISIGSLYHLIPKVFGREQMYSLGLINTHFWLATIGTVLYIASMWVNGIAQGLMWRAVNEDGTLTYSFVETLVASHPGFIVRLVGGAIFLSGMFLMAYNTWRTVRAAAPAEVNAAAQMA from the coding sequence ATGAACACTTCTATCAGTACCGCCTACAACTACAAGGTGGTCCGCCAATTCGCCATTATGACGGTGGTGTGGGGCATCGTCGGCATGGGGCTCGGGGTTTTTCTCGCTGCCCAGTTGGTCTGGCCCGAACTCAACTTCGATCTACCGTGGACCAGCTTCGGCCGCCTGCGGCCATTGCACACCAACGCGGTGATTTTCGCCTTCGGTGGCTGCGCACTGTTTGCCACATCGTTCTATTCGGTGCAGCGCACCTGCCAGACCACGCTGTTCGCGCCGAAGATCGCCGCGTTCTGCTTCTGGGGCTGGCAACTGGTGATCCTGCTGGCGGCCATCAGCCTGCCACTGGGCTACACCAGCTCCAAGGAGTACGCCGAGCTGGAATGGCCGATCGATATCCTGATCACCATTGTCTGGGTCGCCTACGCCATCGTGTTCTTCGGCACCCTGGTCAAGCGCAACACCAAGCATATCTATGTGGGTAACTGGTTCTTCGGCGGCTTCATCATCACCGTGGCCATCCTGCATATCGTCAACAACCTGGAACTGCCCGTCAGCCTGACCAAGTCCTACTCGCTGTATGCCGGTGCGACCGATGCCATGGTGCAATGGTGGTACGGCCACAACGCCGTGGGCTTCTTTCTGACCGCGGGCTTCCTGGGGATGATGTACTACTTCGTGCCCAAGCAGGCCGAGCGTCCGGTGTACTCGTATCGCCTGTCCATCGTGCACTTCTGGGCACTGATCACCCTGTACATCTGGGCCGGCCCGCACCACCTGCACTACACCGCGCTGCCGGACTGGGCGCAGTCGCTGGGCATGATCATGTCGCTGATCCTCCTGGCTCCGAGCTGGGGCGGCATGATCAACGGCATGATGACCCTCTCGGGCGCCTGGCATAAGCTGCGCAGCGACCCGATCCTGCGGTTCCTGGTGGTCTCCCTGGCGTTCTACGGCATGTCGACCTTCGAAGGTCCGATGATGGCGATCAAGACCGTCAACGCCCTCTCCCACTACACCGACTGGACCATCGGCCACGTACACGCCGGCGCCCTGGGCTGGGTAGCGATGATCTCCATCGGCTCGCTGTACCACCTGATCCCGAAAGTCTTCGGCCGCGAGCAGATGTACAGCCTCGGCCTGATCAATACCCACTTCTGGCTGGCCACCATCGGCACCGTGCTCTACATCGCCTCGATGTGGGTCAACGGCATCGCCCAGGGCCTGATGTGGCGTGCGGTCAACGAGGACGGCACCCTCACTTACTCCTTCGTCGAAACCCTGGTGGCCAGCCATCCAGGCTTCATCGTGCGACTGGTGGGTGGTGCGATCTTCCTCAGCGGCATGTTCCTGATGGCTTACAACACCTGGCGCACCGTGCGTGCCGCGGCGCCAGCCGAAGTCAACGCCGCTGCGCAGATGGCCTGA
- a CDS encoding alpha/beta family hydrolase, with translation MSNEHKASIDGDQWAQCVRERGWLWDVASVADPCRSPTLILAHGAGAPMDSGFMNEIAARLARHGVNVLRFEFPYMAQRRLDGGKRPPNPAPRLQECWREVYAQVRPYVTGALAVGGKSMGGRMASLLVDELQAEALVCLGYPFYAAGKPEKPRVAHLAELTTPTLIVQGERDALGNRPAVEAYDLAPVIELEWLVAADHDLKPLKASGVSHEQHLESAAARVAGFLRAVG, from the coding sequence ATGAGCAATGAGCACAAGGCCAGTATTGACGGGGATCAATGGGCGCAGTGCGTGCGGGAACGGGGCTGGTTGTGGGATGTCGCGTCGGTGGCCGACCCATGCCGGTCACCGACGCTGATCCTGGCTCACGGCGCTGGAGCGCCGATGGACAGCGGGTTCATGAACGAGATCGCTGCACGCCTTGCCCGGCATGGTGTGAACGTCCTGCGTTTTGAATTCCCCTATATGGCGCAGCGGCGCCTGGATGGCGGCAAGCGCCCCCCCAATCCGGCGCCCAGGCTCCAGGAGTGCTGGCGGGAGGTGTATGCCCAGGTGCGACCTTATGTCACCGGGGCGCTGGCGGTGGGCGGCAAGTCCATGGGCGGGCGCATGGCCAGTCTGCTGGTCGACGAACTGCAGGCTGAGGCCCTGGTTTGCCTGGGGTATCCCTTCTATGCGGCTGGCAAGCCTGAAAAACCCCGGGTGGCGCACCTGGCCGAGCTGACCACGCCAACGCTGATCGTGCAGGGCGAGCGCGATGCCCTGGGCAATCGTCCGGCGGTAGAGGCCTATGACCTGGCACCTGTGATCGAGCTGGAATGGCTGGTGGCGGCCGATCACGATCTCAAGCCCCTGAAGGCCTCGGGGGTCAGTCACGAGCAACACCTGGAGTCCGCTGCCGCCAGGGTCGCCGGGTTCCTGCGGGCGGTAGGTTGA